One segment of Clarias gariepinus isolate MV-2021 ecotype Netherlands chromosome 6, CGAR_prim_01v2, whole genome shotgun sequence DNA contains the following:
- the tmem182b gene encoding LOW QUALITY PROTEIN: transmembrane protein 182 (The sequence of the model RefSeq protein was modified relative to this genomic sequence to represent the inferred CDS: deleted 2 bases in 1 codon) produces MGDEQTNRYRKANTSLAIVHVCLRSFVMRLAVLQFMAGFCGALGCMFFLFSLGTDYWLLFLESCDPQEKIRKVIRKDDLKEDPDGAKSTLLSYHEGIFWRCSYRTDKVEESILDFWITNQPTEKICMPVYLNQDPLPGKRRSTLNADTTTLHRTFWCIMSILGLTMVMIGVFVTICGVPRANRRLYEAGGALFMTGGFLLLVVVVTFVVWVQVSGSLEHYILLHRSSVCPDLHLSLYYGPSFMLAPPASFFSILCGIFLLTQAASQTVSANAENKPLSVQKEQEVNNPE; encoded by the exons ATGGGAGAtgaacagacaaacagatatcGAAAGGCAAACACAAGTCTTGCTATAGTACACGTCTGC CTGAGGTCTTTCGTTATGCGGTTAGCAGTGCTTCAGTTCATGGCTGGCTTCTGTGGAGCTCTGGGAtgcatgttttttctgttttctcttGGTACAGACTATTGGCTTTTATTCTTAGAGTCTTGTGATCcacaagaaaaaataagaaaagtcaTTAGAAAG GATGACCTAAAAGAAGACCCAGATGGTGCTAAAAGCACACTCCTGTCCTACCATGAAGGCATCTTTTGGAGATGCTCCTACAGAACGGACAAAGTAGAGGAGAGCATACTGGATTTCTGGATCA CAAATCAACCCACAGAAAAGATCTGCATGCCTGTGTACCTTAACCAAGATCCTCTACCTGGGAAAAGAAGGAGCACTTTAAATGCAGATACAACTACAT TGCATAGGACCTTTTGGTGCATTATGTCTATTCTGGGACTCACCATGGTTATGATTGGGGTGTTTGTTACCATCTGCGGTGTCCCAAGAGCCAACCGCCGCCTTTATGAAGCTGGAGGTGCTCTTTTCATGACTGGTG GATTCTTGCTTTTGGTTGTGGTGGTGACATTTGTAGTATGGGTGCAGGTCTCAGGCTCTCTGGAACATTACATCCTTCTGCACAGGTCCTCCGTGTGCCCGGACCTGCACCTTAGTCTGTACTATGGACCGTCCTTCATGCTGGCACCCCCTGCCTCATTCTTCAGCATCCTTTGTGGCATCTTCCTACTCACACAGGCTGCCTCACAAACAGTATCAGCAAATGCAGAAAACAAACCCTTATCTGTACAGAAGGAACAGGAAGTGAACAATCCGGAGTAA